One part of the Dyadobacter sp. 676 genome encodes these proteins:
- a CDS encoding DUF6797 domain-containing protein — MLNISKYRGKRWGAALLGGISLASVLMTGYTYTRSTRPDRPDSLQLASFVEPGFPYISTSVDARKLGGGFPKDNQAARTLALQLGDSAYACFDTDLLRWSVAWTGKFLPMVLMAQVSYKDFFNKNNNIATVPGSPVLATGAYAGWTTGKPAYRTDQSLPPAWKPLPASQGRYNGMYVYGNRSVLDYSVGKAHIYEMPGSARFDAGVAFTRSIRANGVLSDLYLTAAEVDNATGSEVKGRIAYVYQGADKDTVTAVAVLGKGKPAWQSGVEEGKYLTVKVGADGEATVAIWKGLSKDKKAFEKFCKTKHNPLPDFKNGGPALWKGTVVTQGKLSPDTAAFVTDQLTLPLNNPWKRNVRVADVGFFEDGRAAVVTFEGDVWTIEGIDKNLQSIKWRRFASGLHEPMSIEIVKDSIYVFDRNGIVHLRDLNNDGVADYYENFSNVMAQSAESREWAADLVTAPDGSFYIAKGGSLSNGPGMTKVTGKGFRAGSDQNGAILRISKDGRNAEVVATGLRGPYLGIHPTKGILTASDQQGNFVPSTPIFVIHQGDYFGVEPTLHRSDNPAVTPPLTWIPHSVDRSAISQVWITGSKMGPLNGNLIHCSFGRPGLFRVLIDSTTSVVQGGVSVIHANYPAPTSKGAMNPADGQLYIAGFNLWGSSSNGISALLRLRYAGKPSYLPNHFRAGKQGIMLRFDSPLDKVTATNPGNFEVRRWNYKRTEEYGSGHFKLDGSTGQEVMHVAASYLSKDKRSVFLLVPGMTEVMQMEVSYRLQAADGKKVNDQFWFTLNQSTDVDLSGFGGVDLALLNAKRPEQPAAVVAETAASAEKGREIFQKMACAGCHSEGTRTKGMYGPPFQNLYKSERTFDDGSKVIADEAYLRESILTPSKRIVKGYNEEMPSFVGVLSDNDIESVILFIKSLSGK; from the coding sequence ATGCTTAACATTTCCAAGTACCGCGGCAAGCGGTGGGGGGCGGCCCTGCTGGGCGGTATTTCCCTGGCGTCCGTGCTGATGACGGGCTACACCTATACCCGCAGTACCAGACCCGACCGCCCCGATTCGTTGCAACTGGCCTCGTTTGTCGAACCCGGCTTCCCCTACATTTCAACATCGGTAGATGCCCGCAAGCTCGGCGGCGGATTTCCGAAAGATAATCAGGCGGCCCGTACGCTCGCGTTGCAGCTGGGCGACAGCGCCTATGCCTGCTTTGACACGGACCTGCTGCGGTGGTCGGTAGCCTGGACGGGGAAATTCCTTCCGATGGTACTCATGGCCCAGGTTTCCTACAAGGATTTTTTTAATAAAAACAATAATATAGCAACGGTACCGGGCTCGCCCGTGCTTGCGACGGGCGCCTACGCGGGCTGGACAACCGGCAAACCCGCCTATCGCACGGATCAGTCGCTGCCACCTGCCTGGAAACCGCTTCCTGCCAGCCAGGGGCGGTATAACGGGATGTATGTTTACGGCAACCGCTCGGTACTCGACTATTCTGTAGGCAAGGCCCACATTTACGAGATGCCCGGCAGTGCCCGATTTGATGCCGGAGTGGCTTTTACGAGAAGCATTCGTGCAAACGGCGTTTTGTCGGACTTGTACCTGACTGCGGCGGAGGTCGATAATGCGACAGGCAGCGAGGTAAAGGGCCGTATTGCTTATGTATATCAGGGGGCCGACAAGGATACGGTTACGGCTGTGGCGGTGTTAGGTAAGGGAAAACCGGCTTGGCAGTCCGGCGTGGAGGAAGGCAAATATCTCACGGTGAAGGTCGGTGCAGATGGCGAAGCGACTGTGGCGATCTGGAAAGGGCTCTCGAAGGACAAAAAGGCATTCGAGAAATTTTGCAAAACAAAACATAACCCGCTCCCTGATTTCAAAAACGGAGGCCCCGCATTGTGGAAAGGAACGGTTGTAACACAAGGAAAACTCTCACCTGATACCGCAGCATTCGTAACCGACCAGCTTACATTGCCTTTGAACAATCCGTGGAAGAGGAATGTGCGGGTGGCGGATGTGGGCTTTTTTGAGGATGGCCGGGCGGCGGTGGTAACTTTTGAAGGCGACGTCTGGACGATCGAGGGAATCGACAAAAACCTTCAGAGTATTAAATGGCGGCGTTTTGCTTCCGGACTTCATGAGCCGATGAGCATTGAAATCGTGAAGGACAGTATCTACGTTTTCGACCGAAACGGCATCGTGCATTTACGCGATCTGAACAATGACGGCGTAGCGGACTATTATGAAAATTTCTCCAATGTTATGGCCCAGTCGGCCGAGTCGCGGGAATGGGCGGCCGATCTCGTCACCGCACCCGACGGCAGTTTTTATATTGCCAAAGGCGGCAGTTTGAGTAACGGGCCGGGCATGACGAAAGTCACCGGCAAAGGTTTTCGGGCCGGTTCGGACCAGAATGGTGCTATTCTCAGAATATCGAAGGACGGACGGAATGCGGAAGTCGTGGCGACCGGATTACGCGGGCCTTATCTTGGCATACATCCTACCAAAGGCATTCTGACGGCTTCCGATCAGCAAGGTAACTTTGTGCCGTCGACCCCTATTTTCGTCATTCACCAGGGCGATTACTTCGGGGTGGAACCGACGTTGCACCGTAGCGACAATCCGGCGGTGACCCCGCCATTGACCTGGATCCCGCACAGCGTCGACCGCTCGGCGATTAGCCAGGTGTGGATCACCGGTTCGAAAATGGGGCCTTTGAACGGAAATCTTATCCATTGCTCGTTTGGCCGTCCGGGGCTTTTCCGCGTGCTGATCGACAGCACTACGAGCGTCGTTCAGGGCGGTGTTTCCGTAATCCATGCCAATTACCCCGCCCCGACTTCGAAAGGAGCGATGAACCCTGCGGATGGGCAGCTGTACATTGCCGGCTTTAACCTCTGGGGGTCCAGCTCGAATGGCATCAGCGCATTGCTGCGGCTGCGATATGCCGGTAAGCCGAGTTATCTGCCCAACCATTTTCGCGCGGGTAAGCAGGGCATTATGCTGCGGTTCGATTCGCCGCTCGATAAGGTAACCGCTACCAATCCGGGGAATTTCGAAGTCAGGAGATGGAATTACAAACGCACGGAAGAGTATGGCTCAGGGCATTTCAAACTCGACGGCTCGACGGGGCAGGAGGTCATGCACGTAGCGGCTTCTTATCTGTCGAAGGATAAAAGAAGCGTGTTCCTGCTCGTCCCCGGAATGACGGAGGTAATGCAAATGGAGGTAAGTTACCGGTTGCAGGCGGCGGATGGCAAGAAGGTGAACGACCAGTTCTGGTTTACCTTAAACCAATCGACGGACGTGGATCTGAGCGGCTTCGGGGGTGTAGACCTTGCCCTGTTGAATGCCAAACGCCCCGAACAGCCGGCAGCGGTGGTTGCCGAAACTGCGGCCTCGGCAGAAAAGGGTCGGGAAATATTTCAGAAAATGGCATGCGCGGGCTGTCATTCGGAAGGGACCCGTACCAAAGGTATGTACGGTCCGCCTTTTCAGAACCTGTACAAATCGGAGCGTACATTCGACGACGGCAGCAAGGTAATCGCCGACGAAGCCTATCTCCGCGAATCGATCCTGACACCTTCGAAACGCATTGTAAAAGGCTACAATGAGGAAATGCCGTCGTTTGTAGGCGTGCTATCCGACAATGATATCGAGTCGGTGATCCTGTTTATCAAATCGCTTTCGGGAAAATAA
- a CDS encoding NCS2 family permease: MFSFSGLRKEQVPTEILAGVSSFLATAYIIVVNPSILSQTGMPFAAVLTATILVSFFSSLMMGLYADNPILVAPGMGLNAFFTFTAVLTEGLSWQVALGTVFWSGVFFLILSAFNIRSYIVKAIPKPLRFGIAAGIGLFITLIGFANAKFIVPNPATMISLGNLNAPTITFIAGLLITVILLIRNVKGSILMGIVATSLLAWPIGRWWGGTETVITIDQIVARPDFSLLFQLDIVNSLQWSLAPIILAFVFTDMFDSLSTFVGLAEASNLLDENGEPRHIRRSLMVDAVSTTIAGLVGSSPGTAYIESAVGIEQGGKTGLTAVTGAILFLPFLFLSPLLSAVPAIATAPALVLVGVFMMKPVIRINWNDLSEAFPAFLAMVLIPFTYSITQGIIWGFLSWTALKVLSGRARDISIALIIIDVFAILALIF; this comes from the coding sequence ATGTTCTCTTTCTCCGGTCTTCGCAAAGAGCAGGTCCCCACCGAAATCCTGGCCGGGGTGTCCTCATTCCTGGCAACAGCTTATATCATCGTCGTCAATCCGTCTATACTCAGCCAAACCGGCATGCCGTTCGCGGCCGTACTCACTGCTACGATCCTGGTCTCGTTTTTCAGCAGCCTGATGATGGGCCTTTACGCCGATAATCCCATCCTGGTCGCCCCCGGAATGGGCCTGAATGCCTTTTTTACATTCACGGCGGTACTTACCGAGGGGCTGTCGTGGCAGGTAGCGCTGGGTACGGTGTTTTGGTCGGGTGTCTTTTTTCTGATCCTATCCGCATTCAACATCCGGTCCTATATTGTTAAAGCAATTCCAAAACCATTGCGGTTCGGCATTGCGGCGGGTATCGGGCTGTTTATCACGCTGATAGGTTTTGCGAATGCCAAATTCATCGTGCCCAATCCGGCGACGATGATCAGCCTCGGCAACCTCAACGCTCCCACCATCACATTCATTGCCGGATTGCTTATTACGGTTATCCTGCTGATCCGCAATGTGAAAGGAAGCATTCTGATGGGCATTGTGGCGACGAGCCTGCTGGCCTGGCCTATCGGGCGCTGGTGGGGCGGTACGGAAACTGTGATTACCATCGATCAGATCGTCGCCAGGCCGGATTTCAGCCTGCTATTTCAGCTCGATATCGTCAACTCGCTGCAATGGAGCCTCGCGCCGATCATCCTTGCATTTGTATTCACCGACATGTTCGACAGCCTTTCGACTTTCGTAGGATTGGCCGAAGCCTCCAATCTGCTCGATGAAAACGGCGAACCACGCCATATTCGCCGGTCGTTGATGGTCGACGCCGTTTCCACGACCATCGCCGGGCTCGTCGGCAGCAGTCCGGGCACGGCGTACATCGAATCGGCGGTGGGTATCGAGCAAGGCGGAAAAACCGGTCTTACAGCAGTTACCGGCGCCATTTTGTTTCTCCCGTTCCTGTTCCTTTCCCCCCTGCTGAGCGCTGTTCCGGCCATTGCTACCGCACCGGCGTTGGTACTGGTAGGTGTTTTTATGATGAAACCGGTGATCCGCATCAACTGGAACGATCTTTCGGAAGCGTTTCCCGCTTTTCTGGCGATGGTACTCATCCCGTTCACCTATTCCATTACCCAAGGCATTATCTGGGGATTTCTGAGCTGGACCGCCCTGAAAGTACTTTCGGGCCGGGCCAGGGACATTAGTATCGCCCTTATTATAATCGACGTTTTTGCCATCCTGGCGCTTATTTTTTGA
- a CDS encoding 5'-methylthioadenosine/adenosylhomocysteine nucleosidase: MKKISLLTFLVFSILFTSKAQGVTGILAAFPPELILLESQMTQKQDTVISQVRFIHGELRGRRVVLAETGVGKVNAAITTLLMIEHFKPREIVFSGIAGGIDPALSPGDLVIGTQIAYHDFGQIDDAGMHYWATKNPFTRKENPLKFHCDSALVSKAFSVSRNLDFAKVERNNGSFAPAVKKGIIVTGDVFVSSEKTTRRLLNDLHAAATEMEGAAIAQTCYQQNTPFLIIRSLSDKADGGAIRDMDKFLNVAAHNAATLVMAVVGEK, from the coding sequence ATGAAGAAAATTTCACTACTCACATTCCTCGTTTTTTCAATCCTTTTTACCTCCAAAGCACAAGGCGTCACAGGTATCTTGGCCGCGTTTCCGCCGGAGCTGATATTGCTCGAAAGCCAGATGACACAGAAGCAGGATACGGTCATCAGCCAGGTCCGTTTCATTCATGGCGAATTGCGCGGCAGGCGTGTGGTGCTGGCCGAAACCGGGGTCGGGAAAGTCAACGCCGCGATTACGACCTTGTTGATGATCGAACATTTCAAACCCCGGGAAATCGTGTTTTCCGGCATTGCGGGCGGCATCGATCCCGCATTGTCGCCCGGCGACCTGGTGATCGGGACGCAAATCGCCTACCACGATTTCGGTCAGATCGACGACGCGGGGATGCATTACTGGGCCACGAAAAACCCGTTTACCAGAAAAGAAAACCCGTTGAAATTCCATTGCGATTCGGCATTAGTGAGCAAAGCCTTTTCCGTTTCGCGCAATCTGGACTTCGCGAAAGTAGAGCGGAATAACGGCAGCTTCGCTCCTGCCGTCAAAAAGGGCATCATCGTGACCGGAGATGTATTTGTGTCCTCGGAAAAAACCACCCGCCGCTTGCTGAACGATCTGCATGCCGCCGCCACGGAAATGGAAGGCGCGGCGATAGCCCAGACCTGCTACCAGCAAAATACGCCCTTCCTGATCATCCGCAGCCTGAGCGACAAAGCCGACGGCGGTGCGATCCGCGACATGGACAAGTTCCTCAACGTGGCGGCGCACAATGCAGCCACGCTGGTAATGGCCGTGGTGGGCGAAAAGTAG
- a CDS encoding chloride channel protein translates to MDYNSYQFKKLKRVFAVILAAAITGVFSALVADTLKVITEHYEEAFLENLRHNRYLIFVIPLIGLTTIHLLRFFLFRNKANKGIKEVLDTINKNAHTLPSYKIPSHYFNGLLTVIFGGSTGIEVSTVVSTAAIGALSSRKVSYLRRYRTDLVCAGLAAGVTALFNAPVAGFLFAFEVFTRRKSKLHTAAVVTAVLTSYFVTSFFFYKQVFHFSVTNWRTEALPYMVLLGILAGLNSVYLTKCVLFFKKFFGSLQNDYIRIIGGSLIISTLIFFVPNLYGEGYEGIRHVFRHAGAPSLAVVLPLLAVLLLKPVATSVTLGAGGDGGVFAPSLFIGAFLGLIVCVVLNHFFGLGLIPVNFVLVGMAAVLSGSIHAPFTSIFLVCALADNYILFIPIVVASLVSKWVAAAIFPYSVYTYQVKRA, encoded by the coding sequence ATGGATTATAATTCTTACCAGTTCAAGAAGTTAAAAAGAGTATTTGCGGTAATCCTGGCAGCTGCGATAACGGGCGTCTTTTCTGCCCTGGTGGCCGACACCCTTAAAGTCATTACCGAGCATTACGAAGAGGCTTTCCTCGAAAACCTGCGGCATAACCGCTATCTGATTTTCGTGATCCCGCTGATCGGGCTCACTACCATTCATTTGCTGCGATTCTTCCTTTTTCGCAACAAGGCCAACAAAGGTATCAAGGAAGTGCTCGACACCATCAACAAGAACGCGCACACATTACCTTCCTATAAAATACCTTCACATTACTTCAATGGTTTGCTGACTGTCATTTTCGGGGGCTCGACGGGTATCGAAGTGTCCACCGTGGTTTCGACGGCCGCCATCGGCGCGTTGTCGTCCAGAAAGGTAAGTTACTTGCGCAGATACCGCACCGACCTCGTGTGCGCGGGCCTGGCGGCCGGCGTGACGGCGCTTTTCAATGCGCCGGTTGCGGGTTTTCTCTTTGCGTTCGAAGTTTTTACAAGGAGAAAAAGCAAGCTGCATACGGCCGCCGTGGTAACGGCCGTGCTGACATCGTATTTCGTCACCAGCTTTTTCTTTTACAAACAGGTCTTCCATTTCAGTGTAACCAACTGGCGCACGGAAGCGTTGCCTTACATGGTTTTGCTGGGCATTCTGGCCGGATTGAATTCGGTATATCTTACCAAATGCGTGCTGTTTTTCAAGAAATTCTTCGGTTCGCTGCAAAATGATTATATCCGCATTATAGGCGGTTCGCTGATTATTTCGACACTGATTTTCTTCGTGCCCAATCTGTACGGAGAAGGGTATGAAGGGATCAGGCACGTGTTTCGCCACGCGGGCGCGCCTTCGCTGGCCGTCGTCCTGCCATTGCTGGCGGTGCTGCTGTTGAAACCGGTTGCTACTTCCGTAACGCTCGGTGCCGGCGGCGATGGCGGTGTTTTTGCCCCCAGCTTGTTTATCGGTGCATTTCTCGGGCTGATCGTGTGTGTGGTGCTCAACCATTTCTTCGGCCTGGGACTAATCCCCGTGAACTTTGTGCTCGTCGGTATGGCGGCTGTGCTGAGTGGCAGCATTCACGCGCCTTTTACATCCATATTCCTGGTTTGCGCCCTTGCCGATAACTACATTCTTTTCATTCCTATCGTGGTAGCGAGCCTGGTTTCAAAATGGGTCGCGGCAGCGATTTTCCCGTATTCGGTTTATACTTATCAGGTGAAACGCGCATAG
- a CDS encoding LytTR family DNA-binding domain-containing protein translates to MINCAIIDDEPLAREGLADYVREVDFLKLTGICENPVELMNLMDAAQVDLIFLDIQMPKMSGIDFLKIGRNPPMVVITTAYPSYALEGFQLDVMDYLLKPVTFERFFKSASKARDYHKLLTRSATPKSDEDYFFIKCGSKYEKILFDEILYIEGLQNYVTIHTGKGKYITLLNLKHLEQNLDSRHFIRVHKSFIVSIGKIEGIDGNEIFIRPHRIPISRNYREQVIEHVVNRRLMDKNR, encoded by the coding sequence ATGATCAATTGTGCGATAATCGACGATGAGCCGCTGGCGCGGGAAGGGTTGGCGGACTATGTCAGGGAGGTAGATTTCCTGAAACTGACCGGTATTTGTGAAAATCCGGTGGAACTGATGAACCTCATGGACGCTGCACAGGTGGACCTGATTTTCCTGGATATCCAGATGCCGAAAATGAGCGGTATCGATTTCCTGAAAATTGGACGAAACCCGCCGATGGTAGTCATTACCACGGCCTATCCCAGCTACGCGCTCGAAGGTTTCCAGCTCGATGTGATGGACTACCTGCTCAAACCGGTCACATTCGAGCGTTTTTTCAAATCCGCGAGCAAAGCGCGGGATTACCACAAGCTATTAACCAGGTCGGCAACGCCGAAATCCGACGAAGACTATTTCTTTATCAAATGCGGAAGCAAATACGAAAAGATTTTGTTCGACGAGATCCTGTATATCGAAGGTCTGCAAAACTATGTGACGATCCATACGGGCAAAGGCAAATACATTACGCTGCTGAACCTCAAACACCTCGAACAGAACCTGGATAGCCGCCATTTCATACGGGTACACAAGTCGTTCATTGTTTCTATCGGAAAAATCGAAGGGATAGACGGCAACGAAATTTTCATCCGGCCGCACCGCATTCCTATCAGCCGCAATTACCGCGAACAGGTAATCGAGCACGTGGTAAACCGGCGACTGATGGATAAGAACCGGTAG
- a CDS encoding histidine kinase, with protein MSIKLAKNWLETRRRQQALEREKLETELNFLKYQFNPHFLFNSINSIFFLIHKNPDMASASLAKFSELLRHQLYECNDHQIPLSKEIAYLENFIELEKLRQNDDLEVKFKVEAEPRQELGIAPFILMTFMENAFKHVSRHHDRPNWVSGDLRVDDNSLIFDLENSISGEQKTEAVRYGGIGLRNVRRRLDLIYPGRYVLDIRHDADRFSVHFEAELEKTEMVEMPQMSLNQIG; from the coding sequence ATGAGCATTAAACTTGCCAAAAACTGGCTTGAAACCCGTCGCAGGCAACAGGCGCTGGAAAGGGAAAAGCTGGAAACCGAACTGAATTTTTTGAAATACCAGTTTAACCCCCATTTCCTCTTCAACAGCATCAATTCGATTTTTTTCCTGATCCATAAAAATCCCGATATGGCCTCGGCGTCGCTGGCGAAGTTTTCGGAACTGCTTAGGCACCAGCTCTACGAGTGCAACGACCATCAGATTCCGCTGAGCAAGGAAATCGCTTATCTCGAAAACTTCATCGAGCTGGAAAAGCTCCGTCAGAACGACGATCTTGAAGTAAAATTCAAAGTGGAAGCGGAGCCGCGACAAGAGCTCGGCATTGCGCCGTTTATCCTGATGACCTTCATGGAAAATGCATTCAAGCACGTTTCCAGGCATCATGACCGGCCTAACTGGGTTAGCGGCGATCTGCGGGTGGACGATAATAGTCTGATTTTTGATCTGGAAAACAGCATTTCCGGTGAGCAAAAAACGGAAGCCGTCCGCTATGGCGGCATCGGTCTCCGGAATGTGCGGCGACGGTTGGACCTGATCTATCCCGGCAGGTATGTACTGGATATCCGTCACGACGCCGACCGGTTTTCAGTCCATTTTGAAGCCGAACTCGAAAAAACGGAAATGGTGGAAATGCCGCAAATGTCTTTAAATCAAATTGGCTAG
- a CDS encoding START domain-containing protein codes for MIVSLHVTGAKAQAEWRPAAAREGIKVYVKTIPGSKIRAMKAECALEATTGEVIALLMDVKAAERWVCHTKSCTLVKAVSDKELYYHTEVSLPWPLDNRDFVTHLKVTHDDRSGIVTVDAPAVPGIVPVRKGVVRIGRSVNRWIIRPSPDGSVWVEYMLQVDPGGNIPAHVINMFACRAPIETFRNMRKILAERRAGHRPGHG; via the coding sequence ATGATTGTATCCCTGCATGTTACAGGTGCAAAAGCGCAGGCGGAATGGAGGCCTGCGGCTGCACGGGAGGGGATTAAAGTGTATGTGAAAACGATACCCGGTTCAAAGATCAGGGCAATGAAGGCCGAATGTGCCCTGGAAGCGACCACCGGGGAGGTAATTGCGCTGTTGATGGATGTGAAGGCGGCTGAAAGATGGGTTTGCCACACGAAATCCTGCACGCTCGTCAAGGCGGTTTCCGATAAAGAACTGTATTACCACACAGAGGTAAGCCTGCCGTGGCCGCTGGACAACCGCGATTTTGTTACGCACCTGAAAGTGACGCACGACGACCGGAGCGGGATTGTTACGGTAGATGCGCCAGCCGTGCCGGGCATCGTGCCGGTGCGGAAGGGCGTTGTAAGGATAGGGCGGTCGGTGAACCGGTGGATCATTAGGCCCTCGCCGGATGGTAGTGTGTGGGTCGAATATATGTTACAGGTGGATCCCGGAGGAAACATTCCGGCCCACGTTATTAATATGTTCGCCTGCCGTGCACCCATAGAGACCTTCCGTAATATGCGGAAAATACTGGCGGAGCGAAGGGCAGGCCATCGACCTGGCCACGGGTAG
- the porV gene encoding type IX secretion system outer membrane channel protein PorV produces the protein MPKLRGESPQPAVSSLSLAPDARAAGMGFTGAATSADANAIYWNPGKLADADRDLGVSATYARWLPSVKNSTWTGFLSGYKKLGNRQVVGASVHYFNKSENDNIPTPAPGNDIIISGAYSRQLGRHFSMGATLKYISSNVGRTAVIGGNILETAHMVAGDIGAYYKSQPHDPERIDHLVWTAAATLTNIGPKVDYGSGGSYFLPTTLRVGGGLSYTVEGHHKLNVAADAGKLLVPTPVPGRNANQKPYFEGVLQSFSDAPGGFREEMREITITMGAEYWYKERYALRCGYQAENKEKGDRKIFTAGAGARFLTHYGIDFAYLFPVDKGSPLRNAYQVSGAVYF, from the coding sequence GTGCCCAAACTGCGTGGCGAATCCCCCCAACCCGCGGTTTCCTCTCTTTCCCTCGCCCCTGATGCCCGGGCAGCCGGGATGGGATTTACAGGCGCTGCAACCAGTGCCGATGCCAATGCAATTTACTGGAACCCCGGCAAGCTTGCCGACGCGGATCGCGACTTAGGGGTTTCTGCGACCTACGCGCGCTGGTTGCCCTCCGTTAAAAATAGCACCTGGACAGGGTTCCTGTCCGGTTACAAGAAGCTGGGAAACAGACAGGTTGTCGGAGCGTCCGTACATTATTTCAACAAATCGGAAAACGATAATATCCCGACGCCGGCACCCGGCAATGACATCATCATCAGCGGGGCTTATTCGAGGCAACTCGGGCGGCACTTTTCGATGGGCGCAACCTTGAAATACATTTCCTCTAACGTGGGCCGGACGGCGGTAATCGGAGGTAATATCCTTGAAACCGCACATATGGTCGCCGGAGATATCGGCGCATATTACAAAAGTCAGCCCCATGATCCCGAACGAATCGATCATCTGGTGTGGACGGCTGCCGCTACTTTGACCAATATCGGTCCCAAGGTGGATTATGGCTCGGGTGGTTCGTATTTCCTGCCTACAACATTGCGCGTCGGTGGCGGACTTTCGTATACGGTAGAGGGGCACCATAAACTCAATGTAGCAGCCGATGCGGGCAAGCTGCTGGTCCCGACGCCGGTTCCGGGACGGAATGCCAATCAAAAACCTTATTTCGAAGGCGTCCTCCAATCATTTTCGGATGCACCGGGCGGGTTTAGGGAGGAAATGCGGGAGATCACCATTACGATGGGGGCCGAATACTGGTACAAGGAACGATATGCGCTCCGCTGTGGCTATCAGGCCGAAAATAAAGAAAAGGGCGACCGCAAAATTTTTACCGCCGGCGCCGGTGCCCGCTTTCTGACGCACTACGGGATCGATTTCGCCTATTTGTTTCCGGTCGATAAAGGCAGTCCGCTAAGGAACGCGTACCAGGTCTCCGGGGCGGTCTATTTTTGA
- a CDS encoding 2'-5' RNA ligase family protein yields the protein MKAIHFNNNDLSTIRNIREHLYEYLLVFSCDPVTEAAIGSIKQYFQKAYGCEQAANLRPHLTLFNCIIHEYKLDRVVQGFEKVARHIAPFRIGLDGINKYESGTFYVDLEEGSSGEINSLVKNLKRETFDHLSKWASGEFRFCTDPHVTIARRMTPAQINSASREWTYKKFRSSFRVTEMILLKRSLVSGSKCREIARMPLLGLPGQTFVQGSLF from the coding sequence ATGAAAGCTATTCACTTCAACAACAACGATTTGAGTACGATCAGGAACATCCGGGAGCATTTATACGAATACCTCCTGGTTTTTTCCTGTGATCCGGTGACGGAAGCTGCCATCGGAAGCATTAAACAGTATTTTCAAAAGGCCTATGGCTGCGAGCAGGCTGCCAATCTTCGTCCGCATCTGACGCTGTTCAATTGCATTATCCACGAATACAAGCTCGACCGGGTGGTCCAGGGTTTCGAAAAAGTGGCGAGGCACATTGCGCCGTTCCGTATTGGGCTGGATGGAATCAACAAGTACGAAAGCGGCACGTTCTACGTGGACCTTGAAGAAGGCTCGTCCGGCGAGATTAATAGTCTGGTCAAAAATCTCAAAAGGGAAACCTTCGATCATCTTTCCAAATGGGCATCCGGCGAATTCCGGTTCTGCACCGATCCGCACGTAACCATAGCCCGTCGCATGACGCCCGCACAAATAAACAGCGCCTCACGCGAATGGACGTACAAGAAATTCCGGTCTTCCTTTCGGGTTACAGAGATGATTTTATTGAAGCGATCCCTCGTCAGTGGTTCAAAATGCCGGGAAATCGCGCGTATGCCGCTCCTCGGTTTGCCTGGGCAGACGTTTGTGCAGGGGAGTTTGTTTTAG
- a CDS encoding GNAT family N-acetyltransferase, translated as METTDDLHEPFIVHAEPVILVRDVVETVRYWHEVLGFPGHWTWGTPSNHGGVSWHGAFVQFSQDTTAADRIGGQCVWLRVRNIRALYEIHQSRKARIITGLERQPWGFEEYVVNDLDGNYITFAAPAQAAGALKSEPLPVRVVGRTLAVAEYRKLAGSVGWTNTQPDEILQKKLNATLFTAVAENVETGEAIGCALVLGDGLSFFYIKDVMVGREWQRRRVGSAIMREIKRWLDTNAPDGALVGLFTGEGLASFYQQTGFSEAFGMIRIIDRSQ; from the coding sequence ATGGAAACCACTGACGATTTGCATGAACCTTTCATTGTCCATGCCGAACCGGTGATATTGGTACGGGATGTCGTCGAGACCGTCAGGTATTGGCACGAAGTGCTTGGCTTTCCGGGTCATTGGACCTGGGGTACGCCATCTAATCACGGCGGTGTCAGCTGGCATGGGGCATTTGTCCAGTTTTCGCAGGATACAACAGCGGCCGATCGTATAGGAGGGCAATGTGTCTGGCTAAGGGTCAGGAATATCCGTGCGCTTTATGAGATACATCAGAGCCGGAAAGCGCGTATTATAACCGGCCTGGAAAGGCAGCCGTGGGGATTTGAAGAATATGTTGTAAACGATCTTGACGGAAACTACATCACATTCGCGGCGCCCGCTCAGGCGGCTGGCGCCCTCAAATCGGAACCGCTGCCGGTGAGGGTCGTCGGGCGTACGCTCGCCGTCGCTGAATACAGGAAGCTTGCAGGATCGGTGGGATGGACCAATACACAACCGGACGAAATCCTGCAAAAAAAGCTGAATGCAACGCTATTTACCGCCGTCGCCGAAAATGTGGAAACGGGCGAGGCGATCGGTTGCGCACTTGTGCTGGGCGACGGGCTCAGTTTTTTCTACATCAAAGATGTGATGGTGGGTCGCGAATGGCAGCGCAGGCGGGTCGGCTCGGCGATTATGCGCGAAATCAAGCGCTGGCTGGATACCAATGCCCCCGATGGCGCGCTGGTGGGCCTGTTTACCGGTGAAGGACTGGCGTCGTTTTACCAGCAAACAGGGTTCAGCGAGGCATTCGGAATGATCCGTATTATCGATCGCTCACAATAG